One window of the Haloarcula sp. DT43 genome contains the following:
- a CDS encoding copper-translocating P-type ATPase — translation MFRRRFLVSLVLSVPVVFFSEFVQDVFGYTAPTFPGSLWITPGLSVIVFAYGGVPFLSMARTELENREPGMMMLISLAISVAFVYSIASLFIEGTTPFFWELVTLIDIMLLGHWMEMRSVRQASGALDELAKLMPDTAERLTEGGETEEIPVSELGEGDVVLVRPGASVPADGEVVAGESSVDESMITGESRPVDKEPESDVVAGTVNQDGSLRVRVTKTGDETTLAGIMRLVDEAQQSKSRTQLLADRAAGWLFYVALGVAAITAIAWVVAVGFNVGVLERVVTVLVIACPHALGLAVPLVVAINTSTAARNGMLIRDRIAMEEARNLDTVMFDKTGTLTKGEQGVVGVETADDWDEKQAFEVAAGVEGDSEHMIARAIRNAAQERDIQRASVSNFENLRGLGVRATIDGESMHLGGPNLIEKLGIDRPDDIADFAEEAGVNAQTVIYLIHDESDVVAAFALADVIRDESRQAIEALHQMGIEVAMLTGDSEDVAKAVAAELGIDQYFAEVLPEEKDTKVAQLQSEGNLVAMVGDGVNDAPALTRADVGIAIGSGTDVAIESGDIILVDNNPLDVVRLVKLSKASYRKMQENLVWATGYNVFALPLAAGILAPIGILLSPAIGAVFMSLSTIIVAINARRLRGVDLSA, via the coding sequence ATGTTCCGCCGGCGGTTTTTAGTGTCGCTGGTCCTCTCGGTACCGGTCGTCTTCTTCAGCGAGTTTGTCCAGGACGTCTTCGGCTATACTGCGCCGACGTTTCCTGGGAGCCTCTGGATCACGCCCGGCCTCTCGGTGATCGTCTTCGCGTACGGTGGGGTACCGTTCCTTTCGATGGCACGGACGGAACTCGAGAACCGCGAACCGGGGATGATGATGCTCATCTCGCTTGCGATCTCCGTCGCGTTCGTCTATTCCATCGCGAGTCTGTTCATAGAGGGCACGACCCCGTTCTTCTGGGAACTGGTCACGCTGATCGACATCATGCTGCTTGGCCACTGGATGGAGATGCGCTCGGTCCGGCAGGCCTCAGGCGCACTCGACGAACTGGCGAAGCTCATGCCCGATACCGCCGAACGGCTCACCGAGGGTGGGGAGACGGAAGAGATTCCCGTCTCCGAACTCGGCGAGGGTGATGTCGTCCTCGTTCGCCCGGGGGCGAGCGTCCCTGCGGATGGAGAAGTCGTAGCGGGCGAGTCGTCGGTCGACGAATCGATGATCACTGGCGAGTCCCGACCTGTGGACAAGGAACCCGAGTCCGACGTCGTCGCTGGCACGGTCAACCAGGACGGCAGCCTCCGCGTCCGCGTGACGAAGACCGGCGACGAGACGACGCTAGCGGGCATCATGCGACTCGTCGACGAGGCCCAGCAGTCCAAATCTCGAACGCAACTCCTGGCCGACCGGGCAGCCGGCTGGCTGTTCTACGTGGCACTCGGCGTCGCGGCGATTACGGCCATCGCGTGGGTCGTCGCGGTCGGGTTCAACGTCGGCGTGCTCGAACGCGTCGTCACCGTCCTCGTCATCGCCTGCCCGCACGCACTCGGCCTGGCCGTCCCACTCGTGGTCGCGATCAACACCTCCACGGCTGCCCGGAATGGGATGCTCATTCGCGACCGCATCGCCATGGAAGAGGCCCGGAACCTCGATACGGTGATGTTCGACAAGACTGGGACACTCACGAAGGGTGAACAGGGCGTCGTGGGCGTCGAGACAGCAGACGACTGGGACGAAAAGCAGGCGTTCGAGGTCGCCGCGGGCGTCGAGGGCGACTCCGAGCACATGATCGCTCGTGCCATCCGGAACGCCGCCCAGGAGCGGGACATCCAGCGAGCGAGTGTCTCGAATTTCGAGAATCTCCGCGGGCTCGGCGTTAGAGCCACCATCGACGGTGAATCAATGCACCTGGGTGGTCCAAACCTGATCGAGAAACTCGGCATCGACCGACCTGACGACATCGCCGACTTCGCTGAGGAAGCCGGCGTGAACGCACAGACGGTTATTTACCTGATTCACGACGAATCCGACGTCGTCGCGGCGTTCGCACTTGCCGACGTCATTCGAGACGAAAGCAGGCAGGCCATCGAGGCACTGCACCAGATGGGCATCGAGGTGGCGATGCTGACCGGTGACTCCGAGGACGTCGCGAAGGCCGTCGCCGCGGAACTCGGTATCGACCAGTACTTCGCGGAAGTTCTGCCTGAAGAGAAAGATACGAAGGTCGCACAACTCCAGTCCGAGGGAAACCTCGTCGCGATGGTTGGCGACGGCGTCAACGACGCGCCAGCGCTAACGAGAGCAGACGTCGGCATCGCTATCGGGTCCGGGACAGACGTCGCCATCGAGTCGGGCGACATCATCCTCGTCGACAACAACCCGCTGGACGTCGTCCGCCTCGTAAAGCTCTCGAAGGCGAGCTACCGGAAAATGCAGGAGAACCTCGTCTGGGCGACTGGCTACAACGTGTTCGCGTTGCCACTCGCAGCGGGTATCCTCGCTCCAATCGGTATCCTGTTGTCGCCGGCAATCGGTGCCGTGTTCATGTCCCTGTCGACGATCATCGTCGCCATCAACGCCCGCCGACTCCGGGGGGTCGACCTCTCGGCGTGA
- a CDS encoding DUF7521 family protein, protein MHIELVIAKLVTVGLGLLITYQAYKGYRTYGSEPMLYVAIGFFFISVGSVIEGVLFDVVGLSIFLAGTIQTAIVAIGMLVILYSLYGQMPQRSTGEEDP, encoded by the coding sequence ATGCACATCGAACTCGTCATCGCGAAGCTCGTTACGGTCGGACTGGGACTGTTGATAACCTACCAGGCGTACAAGGGGTATCGAACGTACGGTAGCGAGCCGATGCTCTACGTCGCCATCGGCTTCTTTTTCATCAGCGTCGGCTCGGTCATCGAAGGGGTCCTCTTCGACGTCGTCGGCCTCTCGATCTTCCTGGCCGGGACCATCCAGACGGCTATCGTCGCCATCGGGATGCTCGTCATCCTCTACTCGCTGTACGGGCAGATGCCACAGCGATCGACGGGTGAGGAGGATCCATGA
- a CDS encoding DUF7521 family protein, with the protein MTGHWDLALVGVRVLLLLMGLATTAISFRAYRRQGTRYLRDATVGFGCITLGVLLEGFLFQFTGLTLTQVHIAESVALVVGLGVLLRSFLQ; encoded by the coding sequence ATGACCGGCCACTGGGACCTCGCGCTGGTCGGCGTTCGCGTCCTCCTGCTCCTCATGGGGCTGGCGACGACCGCGATTAGTTTCCGCGCCTATCGGCGGCAGGGAACCCGGTATCTCCGTGATGCGACGGTCGGCTTCGGTTGTATCACGCTCGGCGTCCTTCTCGAAGGGTTCCTCTTCCAGTTCACCGGACTGACGCTCACGCAGGTCCACATCGCCGAATCTGTCGCACTCGTCGTCGGACTAGGTGTTCTGCTTCGCTCCTTCCTCCAGTAG
- a CDS encoding heavy-metal-associated domain-containing protein yields the protein MSTTITVEGMSCDHCEQTVEEALREVSGVTGVTADRDTKQVTVDGDPDVPALVRAVENAGYNAHA from the coding sequence ATGTCAACGACTATCACCGTCGAGGGTATGAGCTGCGACCACTGTGAACAGACAGTCGAGGAAGCACTTCGAGAGGTAAGCGGCGTGACGGGCGTGACCGCCGATCGAGATACGAAACAGGTGACCGTCGATGGCGACCCTGACGTACCGGCGCTCGTTCGAGCTGTCGAGAACGCCGGATACAACGCTCACGCCTGA
- a CDS encoding Cdc6/Cdc18 family protein, whose amino-acid sequence MNTAYKTTAPSSQLNTLEDTRVGVIGISNNHMFKDSLDPRVKSTLCEYEIFFSPYDATELTDILQHYADLVFRDGTIDEGVIQLCAARAAQEQGDAREALDLLETAGNIARKHDADQVTKAHVEEAGSRVEEQRVLTIVREQLTSQMKLALLATAFLNIDDEASPRAKNIYQVYENICDVCGYEPRSKRRVNDFLDSIRLYGLLERDERNLGRAGGRSYIHTLEVSPELVFEGLKQDQDGSESTLERYDLVPDPDEAQQARLMSYV is encoded by the coding sequence ATAAATACAGCGTACAAAACGACAGCACCGTCTAGTCAGCTCAACACACTGGAGGACACCCGTGTTGGCGTCATCGGAATTTCGAACAACCACATGTTCAAAGACTCGCTCGACCCACGGGTCAAAAGCACCCTCTGTGAGTACGAAATTTTCTTTTCACCATACGATGCCACCGAACTCACCGATATCCTCCAGCACTACGCTGACCTTGTATTCCGGGACGGGACGATTGACGAGGGCGTCATCCAACTGTGTGCTGCCCGGGCCGCCCAGGAACAGGGCGACGCTCGTGAGGCACTCGATCTGCTCGAAACGGCCGGAAATATCGCGCGCAAACATGACGCTGACCAGGTCACCAAAGCCCACGTCGAAGAGGCTGGCAGCCGCGTTGAGGAACAGCGTGTCCTCACAATCGTTCGCGAACAGCTCACCTCCCAGATGAAACTCGCACTGCTCGCCACCGCGTTCCTCAATATCGACGACGAGGCCTCCCCCCGGGCGAAAAACATCTACCAGGTCTACGAGAACATCTGTGATGTCTGTGGCTACGAACCGCGCTCGAAGCGGCGTGTCAACGACTTTCTTGACTCGATTCGCCTCTATGGCTTGCTGGAACGCGATGAGCGTAACCTTGGTCGTGCCGGCGGCCGCTCGTACATCCACACGCTGGAAGTCTCACCGGAACTCGTTTTTGAGGGGCTCAAACAGGATCAGGACGGGTCTGAATCGACGCTGGAGCGCTACGACCTCGTCCCTGATCCCGACGAGGCCCAGCAGGCCCGGCTGATGTCGTACGTTTGA